GACCCCGGGCAGGTCCTTCACCCGGCCGCCGCGTACCAGGACGATGCTGTGCTCCTGGAGGTTGTGGCCCACCCCCGGGATGTAGGCGGTCACCTCCATGCCCGTGGTCAGCCGCACCCGGGCCACCTTCCGGAGGGCCGAGTTGGGCTTCTTGGGGGTGGTCGTGAACACCCGGGTGCACACGCCCCGTCGCTGGGGCGCGCCTCGCAGGGCCGGCGTCTTGGTCTTCGACTGCTTGGACTCGCGGCCCTTGCGGACGAGCTGTGAAATTGTGGGCACGGCGGACCTTTGAGGAGACTTCCGAGGGGGCCGGTTCGCCCTGCAAAGAGCGGTACGAACCGGGCGTCAATGCTACGCGACGGCAGGCCCCGGAGCAAACAAGCATTCCCGTGGCCTACCGTTGCCCGGGCCATGCCCGATCCCACCGACGTGGTCTTCTGGCGGGACCCCGACCCGTTGGACGTCCCGGACCCGGGGAGCGGCCCGCCCGACCTGGCCGAGGCGGCCCGCTGGCTGGTGGCGGCGCCGGGTGCCTCCGAGCCCGATCTGGACCCGGCCCTGATGGCGTGGCTCGGCCCCGGCCCCTGCGTCGAGCTGGCCACGATCGTGACCGTTCCGGCCGACCCGGAGGAGGGGACCGCCCGTCAGGGCGTGTCCCGGGCCCGGGCCCTGGAGCTGGCGCCCGCGGTGGCGGACCACACCGAGGGCTGCTCGGCGTGCTCGGACCGCCTCCGGGCCATGGTCAGCGTCGGGGAGCTGGCGCGGCGGGAGCCGCCCGGGGGCCGGGCCTCTGCGCCGCCTGCCCACGGCGACCCCGCCGACCGGCCGGCGTCCGTGCCCCCGGGCGATGCGCCGGTCCCGGCCGGCCGGAGGCGCCGGCACCGGGTGACGGCGCGGACGGCGGCCGGGGTTGTCCTCGCCGCCTCCGCGACCGGCGCGATTGCCTATCTGGCGTGGCCGTCGTCGGCGCCCAGCGGGCCGACGTCGGCCCGGGCGGCGGTGGCAGCCATCAGCCGCCTGCCTGCCGGCGGGTCCTCGCTCGTGCTCGACCCCGCCGCCACCAGCACGGCGGTGCTGCACCTCTCGGACGTCGGCGCCCGGACGGTGTCCTGGCAGGCGGCCACCACGGCGCCCTGGCTGCGGGTGGCTCCGGCCACCGGCCAGCTGGGACCCGGACAGTCGGTGACCCTGGCCCTCGACGTGGTCGGCAACCAGGCGTCGGGGCTGCGGGCCACCGTCCCCGTCAACGGCAACGACGGATCGGTGGCCGCAGCCCGCTTCACCCCCTGACATGGCGGCGGGCACCCGGGTCCTTCGGACCTCGCCCGCTGCTGCCGTGGGGCCCCAGCCCCACGGCGTCCTCGTGAGCGGGGCCGCTGCGCCCCCTGCTGCCGCCTAGCTGGCGCCCTGCTCCCACTCCCCGTCGGGAGGGGTGTCCTGCTGCTGCCACTGGTCGGGGGCATCGGAGGACCAGGTGGTGGCCGCGGCCTCCTGTCCCTGACCCTCGGAGCCGATCCCCGCCAGCCACGCCGCCAGGTCCTCGGTGGCCACCTCGGACTCCGACGACCAGAACGTCATGTGCTGGGCCTCGGGGGCTTCGAGGTCGATGGCGCGGTACCGGGACATCCCGGTGCCGGCGGGGATGAGCTTGCCGATGATGATGTTCTCCTTCAGGCCGAACAGCCCGTCGGACTTCCCCTCGATGGCGGCCTCGGTGAGCACCCGGGTGGTCTCCTGGAAGGAGGCCGCCGACAGCCAGGACTCCGTCGCCAGCGACGCCTTGGTGATCCCCATCAGCTCGGGACGGCCCTCGGCGGGGCGCCTGCCCTCGGTGACCAGGCTCCGGTTGACCTCGGCGTAGATGCGGGCGTCAACCCGCTCCCCGGGGAGAAGGGCGCTGTCACCGGCCTCGGCCACCGAGACCCGGCGCAGCATCTGGCGCACGATCAGCTCGATGTGCTTGTCGTGGATCGACACGCCCTGGTCCCGGTACACCTTCTGCACCTCTTCGACGAGGTACTGCTGGGTCTCCCGGATGCCCTTGATCTCGAGCAGCTCTTTGGGGTCCTTCGGTCCCTCGACGAGGGGGTCCCCCGCCTGGATCTCGGCGCCCTCGGACACCTCCAGGTGGGCCCGCGGGCTCACGCTGTAGGAGTCCTCGCTGCCGTCGTCCCCGACGATGGTGATGCGGCGGCCGTTCTCCTCCTCGGTGATCCGTACCACCCCGGAGGTCCGGGCCAGAACGGCCGCGCCCTTGGGGGTGCGGGCCTCGAACAGCTCGACGACGCGCGGCAGACCGTGGGTGATGTCCTCCCCCGCGATGCCGCCGGTGTGGAAGGTCCGCATGGTGAGCTGGGTCCCGGGCTCACCGATCGACTGGGCGGCGATGACGCCGACCGCCTCTCCGAGCTCGATGGGCCGGTTGGTTGCCAGCGACTGCCCGTAGCAATCGCCGCACACGCCGTGGATGGCCTCGCAGGTGAGAACGGAGCGCACCCGGACCCGGTTGAGCGACGTGTCGTCGCGGAGGCCGGCGATCTCCTCTTCTCCCATGCGGGTTCCCGCCGTCAAGGTGGTCCCGTCGGCCAGCGATACGTCGTCGGCCAGGAGCCGGCCGTACAGGCGGGTCTCGAGGTAGCTGCGCCGCCCGGCGGCGTCGGGTATCACGTCCTCGATCCAGATCCCGCGGGTGGTGCCGCAGTCCTCCTCCCGCACGATCAGCTCCTGGGCCACGTCGACCAGGCGGCGGGTGAGGTACCCGGAGTCGGCCGTCCGCAGGGCGGTGTCGGCCAGGCCCTTACGGGCGCCGTGGGTGGAGATGAAGTACTCGAGAACCGACAGGCCCTCCCGGAAGGACGCCTTGATCGGCCGGGGGATCATCTCCCCTCGGGGATTGGAGACCAGGCCCTTCATGCCGGCGATCTGGCGGACCTGCTGGGGGTTACCGCGCGCCCCGGAGTCGACCATCATGTCGAGGGGGTTGAAAGACATGGTC
The nucleotide sequence above comes from Acidimicrobiales bacterium. Encoded proteins:
- the rpsL gene encoding 30S ribosomal protein S12, which encodes MPTISQLVRKGRESKQSKTKTPALRGAPQRRGVCTRVFTTTPKKPNSALRKVARVRLTTGMEVTAYIPGVGHNLQEHSIVLVRGGRVKDLPGVRYKIVRGTLDTSGVRDRKQARSRYGAKKEG